In Ammospiza nelsoni isolate bAmmNel1 chromosome 30, bAmmNel1.pri, whole genome shotgun sequence, the DNA window ATGAAACAGagctctctacaactccctcCCACATGGAAAAGatttcccagcagctcagacacCACATTTACCCCACGTCCCCACAAGAATTTTGATCTCCATGTACCCATGCAGGGCAGGATCTCACCATTGACATAGGGCTTGTACAAGGGATGGTTCTTCTCCTTGGCACCACGCTCTATTCTTAGTGTTGCCCACTGCAAGACAGACAGGACGACCAAGATTGGCAAGAAACTCCACACTACTGCCCACTTCAGAGCTGGCTTTCAGGAAGGACCATAGTGCAGGAGAGAAGATGGGGCTAAAGCAGGAGGCTTCCatacaaaaaagaaagagtGAGTGAtgaacccagctgaggtggaAACAGAGACTGGCCCGGGAAACTGGGAGTGCCACAGGGAGGAAGAGTTCAGTGGTGAGATGGCACAGCAAGgttttctgcagtttctgtgACCTCTTAGCTCAGTGGTGAGATGGCATAGCAAGgttttctgcagtttctgtgACCTCTCAGCTCAGTGCTGAGATGGCACAGCAAGgttttctgcagtttctgtgatctctcagctctgctgcaccttGCACACGTGGTTGCCACTGCACAGCTTCTGGGCTGTCTGCAGCACACTGTAGGAAGCTGGTCAGGGCACCAGTGCTACCCTTCAACCCTTGTTTCTTCCAAATTCAAAGCAGAGACTGTTTTCAGGTTGCTGCTGACACATCAGGCTGAGGATGGGAAGGGATCCTGTCCCCTCTGATTCAGctgatggctgctgctgcttctcagctCAGCAATCTGcccaaaacagcagcagcaagcaccCTCAGACAGCTGGTTGCCAAACCCTGTGCCAGGACTACTTGTTCTATCAGCTAATTTTCaagggcagcagcacaaactgcaggctgtatttctgtgcagaatccctgcctgccctccaaATAACCTTCACAGCCTGTAATTCATACAAGGCCTGGAAGGAGAAGCTTCTGAAGAAGAAGGATTTGTGTACAATGTGTTTCTCTGTGAGGAGGGAAGTTGGGATTGGGAAGAGCATCCCAATCTGAGCCCATACCAGGAGGCAGCAATGAGGGAATGCTGATtgcacacagctgctcaccttgcagctgcctctgccagcagccacacTCCAGCATTGCACAAGGCTGCCTGGATGCTGCCATCCCAGAGGtcaggagaggagctgtgacctcacaggagctcagcagcctATGGGGAAGGCAGTGCTTGCAAGGCCAGCTCATCTCCTGACTGTGGCAGCAGCAAACCCAGACTCCCACCTGAGAGGCACCAGGTAGGTGCCCTCCCTGCCACcaacacagctgtgctgctgccaggctgtgccccacaACACTCCCAGGTGCTGCCCCTCTGGGTTCCCAATATTAACCTTGAGTGCTGGGAAATAGCCCTCCAAAATACAAATCTATGGTCAAATTTAATTTCCACCAAATCAGTGACCAGTTGTGCATGAGTGCTCCTCTATCCAGCCACTAAAATCCTTCAATAAAAGGTGGAATAGACTTCCCagtcttttcagaaaaatagtTTCAAACACCAATATAGGTGTGGAGAGTAAATGTTCCTGAATtgaaggaagaggggaaaaaaaagaaaacattgtgaaaagttctttttaaaactttttttctgccAACTTCAGTCAGTAAATTTGTAGTCAGGTCTTCTGATACCTGTGTTAAAAACAAAGCCCAGGGCCTTCCCATTTATACCTCAGGTTTTTGGGAGGACTCAAGAGTTTAAAGAGCTGAACGCTGTGAGCTCCAGTCCAGGGATACTCTGGGGACAATCAGCCCTGTTCCAACAGCAGTAGCTACACCACACATCCTTTAGCAGCACAAACTCCGTATTTAAGAGCCTAAAATCTCCCTAGCAAACACTTTGTTTCACCTGGGCTACCAGGGTAGGGTGGTATAGGCTTTACCTACTACTCCtagtaaataaaaaattctgGTCTGGTCAGGAACTTGCTTCAAGAGGTGTTGGCTCAGAGACAGCCCATAAAATTAGTCCACCAAAGGCAGGCAAGGGAACAGCATGACAACAAGCTGGAAAATTCCACTTGGCCTCTCTGTGCCAAGAGGGTGGGCAAGGGCTGCTGGTTGTCCTCCAAGGCAGCAGGTCCAGGCAGGGCTCAGTAGGTGACACTCCAGGACAGCAGCATGTGGAGAGCTCTGGGTTTTGGCCACAGACCACTCAGGGCTTGCAGCACAAATGTCCTGCCTTGCTTCCTCTGCTCTTGTTTCCTCCAAATGTGACTCAGACAGGAGCAGCCTGCTGGCTCTGGTCCCTCCTCATCACAGCTGACACCAGTGCAGCAGCACCCTGCCCTGACTGGGACATGAACCCCTCCAAGCTCCCCCTCACATCCTGTACCTTGCCAGACTATTGCTTTACTTGAAGATTTACTAGATTaattacagggaaaaaacagcCTGAGATGAGTCAGAGGTCAGCTGGCAGTAGCACAACATCCACAGCCCTATCTTCCACTCTAGTCACCCAAAATCCCCTCCTGAGGCAAAAGCCTCTCTTCCATGCTTGGAAAAACCTCTGTAAACACAGAGAACACTCTGAAAATACGACTTACCTGAAAAATCTTTAATAAAGTTTTCATGTAAACCTTGCGGATGCCGAAGGAGACTCCAAAAATGGCTGGCACGATGATGAAAACCAGGAGCAGAGTGAAGAGGACAGTTATGGAAATCCCCAAGAGATTAACCACTAGGCTGTcaaagggcagcaggaggaacatggtGAAGGGCCCAGGCAAGGCTGGTGCCCTGCAGCCAGACACAAGGGCTGCTCACAGCACTGAACCAATCCTCCTGTTAGTCAGCAACAGTGTCACACATGCACCGAGTCTGCAGCGTGCTCGGAGACCCCATTCCAAAGTTCACATCCTCTCGGGGCTCTGAGACAGGGAATGCCACAGGATCAGAGAGAGCACTTGGGAAAACAAGCCCAGAGTCTGCCAGGAGCTCGGCTGAGTTCAGACGATGCAGGCCAAAGAGCTCAGAGCACACACACGGCTTTGTCCACGGGCAGGGCAGCAACACGAGTGCAGGAACTGAtcccctcccaggctgccactgAGCAAGTCCTGCTgcggggcagctcctggagaatctggcagcagaatgccctgggggctgctgagAGCATGCAGAGTCTCTTCAGAGGGACAAGGTGGAGTCCATCCCTGAGCCTGCATTGGAGGAGATCGAGGGAGTTGGCACTCACAGGAGCCTACCGTGTGTGCAGCTATTATTGCTCTGGCCACGAGGGCACGGGCACCAGCACGGCTGCTCCTCGCATGACGCCTGGACCCGGTTCAGTTCTGGAGGCCCCTGGCATCCGCTCACGCTGAAGGGTCATCACAGACACCAATGAAAGCTTGTGCTCCTGGAAAGCTTCCAAACAGCAAGTTGGCTCCTTGGCAGATGTGGCACTCacatgccagcagcagcagaggaggaggaggacagcaCTGGAGTCTGCAGACCGGAGAGATGCCAACGCAGAGACAGCGGGCTCTGAAACCTGCAAGGCAGTACCTGGGCTGAGGTCACACCAttcacagcagctccccacagcaAGACTGAGACTCTATATCAGCAACTCTGATACTCTAGCTACggcctgtcactgtcacagcccAGGGAATCACCTCCTGCTGCCATTCATCCTGTACGGTCATACCATGCACACTCATCCAGAGCCACGCCTACGGCACAGGATGCTGCAATCAGGTCTCGAGTACAGGAAAGAAGTGACAGAAAACCCTTCCTCGTGACGAAGCCCTTATCATGTCTCTCATTTCAGGGGCATCCGAGAGAAGTGAGGAAGTCAGGCACCGAGATTCCTGGACAGGCATCacttcctctgctcctgtctcATCCCCAGTGACAAAGGGCAGATTTACAAACAGTGCAGGACAGGAAGTTAGCCCCTAAGGGGAGAATTACAGCTCATGATTAGTCAAAGAAGAACTCGCCGGGGCACAGGGACCAGCCAAAGGTCCCATACCCACAGGGTCAGCAGTGCCTTATGATAAAAAATTAGTATACTCAGGAGAGCCTGCCCTCTGGACACCACATCCACAGGCTACCCGAGGATGGGATTTAACAGAAAAGCACACAGAGCAAAGGAGAGTCTGTAAAGATCCTCTTGCTCCCCTGTACACTGTGTTCCAGCTGCTGATTAAACACTGCTGTACCAGTAACGCCAAGAATAGCGTTAGCGCTTCACGGTGACACACAGACCGTGTACCGTCGGCTCGTCACCCACACGTGTCCATGATGCCACCGCTGTCCCCCATCACAGGCAGGACCGGTCACACGGGCCCCTGAGGCGGCAGCGCTCCGTGAGGACTCAGCCGCGACTCCCGTGCCCCAGTCACCGGCACGGCACAGCCCACGTGTGCTGCGGCCCTGCCCGCGGGCTCCCGCCGCCCGCAGCCGCCCCtccggccccgccccgggctGAGGCACGGCCGGGCGGGCCCGGCAGGCACAGAGCCCGCTCCGCTGTGCCGGGGCCGCAGCGATTCACCGCTCGGCACAGCGGCATAACGGCCGGACCGGGGCCGCGGCGAGCGTGGATCGCAGCTCGGTTCcccgggagcgcggcggggccagGCCCGGCCCTCCCGACGCCCTTCGTGCTCGGTGCGCGCGGCGCGGGGAcgcgcggggccggcgcgggGGGCACTGCGGCGCGGCCTGAGGGAGGCCGCGCTCCCGGGGATAACGGCGGGCGGGCCGCGGCTTTTCTGCCGGGCCCGTGCGGGGCGGGAAGGGGCGCGGAGGCCGCCGCGAGCGTTCGGTCACTCACTCACTATCTCAGTCACTCacctgctgccgccgccgccgccgccgccaccgggccccgctccgccccgccaCGTGCCGTGCGCGCCCCCGCACCGCGCTGCGTGCGTGGCGTCAGCGCGCCGCCCGCGGGGCCGCGCCCGCCAGGCCGCGCCGCTCACTGCACCGCCGGCTCCGCCAGGGGGCGCCCGCGCGTCCCTCCCGCCGCCCGCTgagggcccggccccgccccagCCCCGGAGGCGCACAGGAGGCAGGAGTCGCCAAACGCCGTCACTTTATTATATAATAAACTCCCCGTTACAGCACCAACCACCGCAGGCACCCACTCCCGGCACAGCGAGCCCGCGGTGAGCTCTTCTCGGGAGGCCAGGATGGTGCCCCCTCCCTCCACACAAGGCACTTGGGCAGCACCGGGCACCGCGGCTCCCGGCCTGGCTCCCAGCCCGCAGCCCTGCCCCTACTCTCGTGTTGCCCTGAGAACCTACACGAAGGAGTTGCTTCaagcagcagcttccagccgctggagcagcagcaagaagCGAAGAAGCTTCTGCAGTGACTGGCGGCTGCTCATGGAGCAGCAGGCCACGAAGGAGCTAACAAAAATGTGAGGAGCATCTTCTGCAGCTGACCCCTCCCCAAGGGACTGGGAGGGCACCTACATGTCCCCACACTACCAATAAGGAGCCTGGGTCTCTGAATGCCGCCAGGTCTGCAGGTGAGACAGCACtagagcagcagccccagaggtgcCAAGGTgctcccaggccctgctggcGCTCTTCACAGCACAGGAGGCAGGGCGGATCACGCCCACCTGGCAGATCTTGTAGTTCTTCCCGTGGTTGTTGTCCCAGTGGGTCTTTTGTCCACACTGGAAGGAGATGCAGAACTCTGCACCCCTGTGGGAAATGGATGGTTTGGGCAGGGTAAGCTCAAAAGTGAAGATGTCCGTGTCGGCTGAGCCGTACGTGCTGTGCATGTACTGGCAAGGGACGTCCCTGAAGCTCTTCCAGCCATCAAAGGTGATACGGACCATCACTTTCTTCTCGTACTCGATGTTTTGAACCTTCACTGTCCCTGACAGAGCCCGGCCCTGGATCACACAGCTCTCCAGGCACACCAAGTTGCTGTGCAGGCTGTTCCTGAAAGCCACGTAGTTTGCAGACGGCTGTGGGAAGTCCAGCACGTACCTGCCCGCTTCCCACAGGGGGCTTTTCTTAGGTCTGAAACCAGCAAGGTCTGACAGGGCATGCTGCAAATCGCAGAGGTCCTCCTCAATCTTTGAGAAGAAGCGGACAGCTGTCAGCGAGAGCCCTTTCATATCAGCAAACACAACCTGCTTCTTCTTCTGGCCCTTGGAGCCCTTGTCTCGCCTCTCTGGCTCAGGTTCTGCGCTCAGCTTCTGGTTGAGACAGGATCGGAGGGGTTTGCGGCCTCGGTTGCCCCGCAGCTCCTCGTAGGAGTTCAGCAGTTTGCGGATGGGGGGCGAATGGCTCAGGCACAGCCGCACGGCCAGGTCCACGGGCATGGCTGGCGGGGCCACAGCCCGCCCGCTGCACACCTGGAAAAGCCTAGAGACCAACAGGAGGGGGTCAggcggcgcggccccggcgaGCCCCCCGTCCcacccggcccggccccgctcactCGCCGCAGCTCATCGCGTCCCGCCCGCTCCGCTGCGCTCCCGCCGCGCCCGCTCCGCATCAATGGAGCCGTGGGAGCGCCCGCGGCCGGGACACCCCGCCCCGGCCAATCAGCGCCGCCCTGCGCTCCCCGCCGGCCAATGGGAGCGCGCTGCGCCGCCTCGCCCCGCCCCCTGGGGGGCTGCGCTACTCCCGGAgagggaccgggaccgggaccggggagagggaacagcacaaaaatgggCCCTGGTACCAGAAAAACACGAGTGCCTttggaggagaagcagctgtgCAATATCAACAACGGGAGTGAGCTCTGGGAGAAAGGGGGACATTCCTCTTACCCGGGCTTTAACATGTTCCTTTTACTTTGGACTTTAATATGTTCCTCAGACCTAGGCTTTAATATGTTCCTCTTACCCGGGCtttaatattttcctcttaCTTTGGACTTTCATATGTTCCTCTTACCCAGGCTTTAACATGTTCCTCAAACCTAGGCtttaatattttcctcttaCTTTGGACTTTCATATGTTCCTCTCACCCAGGCTTTAATGGGGGAGGCTTGAATTGCTTTCATACACCCCTTCTCCTATATTTCTCCACAGACAGCTATTTCCAGGGTGTCTAAGAAAACCCCAGACCTCCAGCTCATGCTCTACCAGCTCAGAAGTTCTTACCCTGGATGTGTGCACTGAGAAGGAAATTTGCTCACACGCAAGAGATAACGTGGTGTCCCTGACATCTCTAATGAAAATCACCCTCACTGTTCAGGTCACATGTGACTCCTTGACAGTAAAGACTGTCACCTAAAGCAGATCACCCTTGCCTTGTTCTCCTTGCTAATCTCCCCAGAGCTGTCCAGCCATTTATGTTAAGCAGCCCTGATTGCTCCTGCTGACAGCACAGATTTTCATCAGCTCATGACACAGCTGACCGACCTACCAACATTTCTACATGGCTTTCACCACCATGTCTGCAGCACAATGCAAGACTGGCCAAAGTGAGCTTGAAccca includes these proteins:
- the LOC132085364 gene encoding protein phosphatase 1 regulatory subunit 3C-B-like — encoded protein: MPVDLAVRLCLSHSPPIRKLLNSYEELRGNRGRKPLRSCLNQKLSAEPEPERRDKGSKGQKKKQVVFADMKGLSLTAVRFFSKIEEDLCDLQHALSDLAGFRPKKSPLWEAGRYVLDFPQPSANYVAFRNSLHSNLVCLESCVIQGRALSGTVKVQNIEYEKKVMVRITFDGWKSFRDVPCQYMHSTYGSADTDIFTFELTLPKPSISHRGAEFCISFQCGQKTHWDNNHGKNYKICQVGVIRPASCAVKSASRAWEHLGTSGAAALVLSHLQTWRHSETQAPYW